Sequence from the Syngnathus acus chromosome 13, fSynAcu1.2, whole genome shotgun sequence genome:
cacggcgatataaatcgatgtttacgtttagcatcgatgccaataaatcgtagagcattatattgattaatcgatgtgtatcgatgaatcgttacacccctaatatatatataattaatcaATTAGTTCAAGATAATTGAACTAATTGTGgtggctcggtggggcactgggtagcacgtccgcctcacagttaggagggtgcgggttcgattccacctccggccctccctgtgtggagtttgcatgttctccccgggccgcgtgggttttctccgggcactccggtttcctcccacatcccaaaaacatgcgtggtaggccgattgaagactccaaattgtccctcggtgtgagtgcgagtgcaaatggttgtttgtctctgtgtgccctgcgattggctggcaaccggttcagggtgtcccccgcctactgcccgatgacggctgggataggctccagcacacctgcgacccccgtggggacgaagcggttcagaaaatggatggatggatgaaataaTTGTTCACAAAGAACTCTTATTATGCCCATCACAAATGATAGTACTAAGCTAAAACTATACATACTACATGTTCACCGTATTTTTGCCAGGACTTTAATCTATGAAAGAATATAGTACATGTGAAAACACAACATGAACTTATAGCACAAACACTATCACATGCTATCACAGCCAAGATTTCTTAGTTCGTCCCAACCTGGCCATGTTGGCCAACTTGACCTTCACCTTGTCTATGTTCTCTGGGTTCCTCTTCGAGGTGCATTCCACAGTAGAGTCCGTCTCGAAAGAGACAGCTGGAGCATGTGTGAGCAAAGTTCCTGTTTTCTCTTGAGCCATGGCCGATCGGGTCTGCAGAACCAGCTGACCTCTCAGAGAATGCCTGAGTTGTAGCAGGAGAGGGTTTTGCTTGAAGGGCCTTTTATCTGGATCCTTCTCCTGACTGCAGCAGTTAGAGCAGGCTGAGCAAAGGACACGGAAAATGTACACCCAGCCCAGGTAGTGAAGCTCTGCAATGTTGAGCACAAAGCAGCCCAGGCTGATGCTAAACATAAAGTTAAGGAAAATAGTTTTCTCAGTGGCACGAGACACAAAACAGTCCGTGCGAGTTGGGCAAGGATAGGTTTCACAGCGGTAGAGGTGAGGCACCTCGAAGCCAAATAACAAATACTGGCCCACTAGGAAGGTGATTTCCATGATTGATCGGAGAAACACATGAAGGATGTAGATGAGTAGAACTTGGTTCGATTGCTTGGTGGGATCTTCTGCGAGTGCATCATGACCCTCCTCCAGGAAGCTTTGTTGCACTCTTTCACTCTCATCCCAATCCTCCCTGTAACGAGGACAGTAAGTAGGAACACCCACTCTCATCGCCTCCTTGCCGTCCTTCTGCCCAGCGGCTTGCCTTGAAGGCCTTTGCCTCAGCACCTGCGCCCGTTGCCCATCTAGCTTCTCATCCTTAGCAATTTTATGCAAAACAAATACTATATAGAATATGGATGGAGTGGAGACCAACACAATTTGAAAAACCCAGAACCGCAAATGAGACACAGGTGCAAATGTGTCGTAACAGACGTTGTTGCAGCCAGGCTGTTGGGTATTGCAGGTGAACTTGGACTGCTCATCATTGTAGACAGCGTCTCCCACTAAGGCGACCAGCAGGATGCGGAAAATGAGCAGCATAGTGAGCCAGATCTTGCCTATCACTGTAGAATGATTCTGAACCTCAGACAGAAAACGCCCAAGAATGGACCAGTCACCCATGACTTGACcttcgataaaaaaaaaaagtgaaacatgtcagtatttgtgtttttttccccttagaAAACTTCATATTGATTATCGACTACATCCATGTAGAAGTATATGAATTATGTACTTGtttgaattatttgtttttactatATGATCCAAAATTAAGTTTCTTAGATCTGAAGGAATACTTATTGATACGCTTGTTGTGTATCAACTGGCCCAATCTACAAAGTCACAGCAATTCTTCTTGCtttgaatgatttatttacaattCAAGTAAACGATGCGCTGTTGGGATGGTTGTACGTGTGTGAGTGcttgttcattttattattagttaTGCAGCTGTGAAGTGCCAATATGTCTCTTTTGACATGATTATTCTGcaattgtaatttaaaaagaagtaAAACTCGATAAAGT
This genomic interval carries:
- the LOC119132357 gene encoding gap junction gamma-1 protein yields the protein MGDWSILGRFLSEVQNHSTVIGKIWLTMLLIFRILLVALVGDAVYNDEQSKFTCNTQQPGCNNVCYDTFAPVSHLRFWVFQIVLVSTPSIFYIVFVLHKIAKDEKLDGQRAQVLRQRPSRQAAGQKDGKEAMRVGVPTYCPRYREDWDESERVQQSFLEEGHDALAEDPTKQSNQVLLIYILHVFLRSIMEITFLVGQYLLFGFEVPHLYRCETYPCPTRTDCFVSRATEKTIFLNFMFSISLGCFVLNIAELHYLGWVYIFRVLCSACSNCCSQEKDPDKRPFKQNPLLLQLRHSLRGQLVLQTRSAMAQEKTGTLLTHAPAVSFETDSTVECTSKRNPENIDKVKVKLANMARLGRTKKSWL